One window of Populus nigra chromosome 5, ddPopNigr1.1, whole genome shotgun sequence genomic DNA carries:
- the LOC133694267 gene encoding cytochrome P450 94A1-like, with amino-acid sequence MRLVFFNDIKLFKTFDEAAKISSDRLATIFPFLWKIKRVFNIGSEKRLKEASSELREFARNIIREKKQELSNKSSLETVDLLSRFLSSGHSDEDFVTDIVVSFILAGRDTTSAALTWYFWLLSQNPEVEKEILREIKDKSESPVYEEVKDMVYTHASLCESMRLYPPVPRDSKVAMQDDVLPDGTVIKKGMRVSYHPYAMGRLEMLWGPDWEKFKPERWLQGAGDGVNSNGKWSFVGKDPYSYPVFQAGPRICLGKDMAFLQMKRVVAGILRRFKVVPAAEEGFEPVFVSYLTSKMQGGFPVRLEERAN; translated from the coding sequence AtgagattggttttttttaatgatattaaattatttaaaacttttGATGAAGCTGCCAAGATATCCAGTGACAGGCTCGCTACGATATTCCCCTTTCTTTGGAAGATTAAGAGGGTCTTCAATATTGGATCAGAGAAACGCCTCAAAGAAGCATCCTCTGAATTACGTGAGTTCGCCAGAAACATCATCAGAGAAAAGAAGCAGGAACTCAGCAACAAATCATCCCTCGAAACCGTAGATCTTCTATCACGTTTCTTGAGCTCAGGCCATTCTGACGAGGACTTTGTCACTGATATTGTCGTCAGTTTTATACTAGCAGGCCGAGACACCACTTCCGCTGCCTTAACATGGTATTTCTGGCTACTCTCTCAAAACCCAGAAGTGGAAAAGGAAATACTCAGAGAAATAAAAGACAAATCGGAGAGTCCAGTTTATGAAGAAGTCAAGGACATGGTCTACACACATGCTTCTTTATGTGAGAGCATGAGGCTGTACCCTCCTGTCCCAAGGGATAGCAAGGTTGCAATGCAGGACGATGTCTTGCCCGACGGGACTGTGATCAAGAAGGGAATGAGAGTGTCTTACCATCCGTATGCAATGGGGAGGCTCGAGATGTTGTGGGGTCCGGACTGGGAAAAGTTCAAGCCAGAGAGATGGCTGCAGGGAGCTGGCGATGGAGTTAATAGTAATGGGAAGTGGAGTTTTGTAGGGAAGGACCCATACTCCTACCCTGTTTTTCAGGCCGGACCAAGGATTTGTTTGGGCAAGGACATGGCTTTCTTGCAAATGAAAAGGGTGGTAGCCGGGATTTTACGGAGGTTCAAGGTTGTTCCTGCTGCAGAGGAGGGTTTTGAGCCCGTGTTTGTCTCTTATTTGACGTCCAAAATGCAGGGTGGTTTTCCTGTGAGGCTCGAGGAGAGAGctaattaa
- the LOC133694304 gene encoding cytochrome P450 94A1-like, giving the protein MSIIELLASLALLLVPLFFYLTKNSKSKASSKSNPNLKSYPLIGSSVAIFANRNRFIQWTSDLIQNSPTATVVIRRFLDHSRVLTGNPANVQHMLKTQFYNYEKGSKARRTLFDFLGNGIFNIDGDSWKFQRQVSSQEFNTKSLRKFIETVVDTEVSQRLIPILSTAAANNTVLDLQDILQRFAFDNICKIAFGYDPAYLLPDLPEATFAKTFDEAAKISSDRLATIFPFLWKIKRIFNIGSEKRLKEASSELREFARNIIKEKKQELSNKSSLETVDLLSRFLSSGHSDEDFVTDIVVSFILAGRDTTSAALTWYFWLLSQNPEVEKEIVREIKDKSESPVYEEVKDMVYTHASLCESMRLYPPVPRDSKVAMQDDVLPDGTVIKKGMRVSYHPYAMGRLEMLWGPDWEKFKPERWLQGAGDGVNSNGKWSFVGKDPYSYPVFQAGPRICLGKDMAFLQMKRVVAGILRRFKVVPAAEEGFEPVFVSYLTSKMQGGFPVRFEERAN; this is encoded by the coding sequence ATGTCTATTATTGAGCTCTTAGCATCACTTGCCCTTTTACTTGTCCCACTCTTCTTCTATCTCACCAAGAATTCCAAGTCCAAAGCATCATCAAAGTCTAATCCAAACCTAAAATCATACCCCTTAATTGGATCCTCTGTAGCCATTTTTGCCAATAGAAATCGATTCATCCAGTGGACTTCAGATCTTATCCAAAACTCACCCACTGCCACTGTTGTTATCCGCCGTTTCTTGGATCATAGCCGTGTTCTTACAGGAAACCCAGCAAATGTCCAACACATGCTTAAAACCCAGTTTTACAACTATGAGAAAGGTAGCAAAGCTCGGCGAACcctctttgattttcttggaaACGGTATCTTTAACATTGATGGTGATTCTTGGAAGTTTCAAAGACAAGTTTCAAGCCAAGAATTCAACACCAAATCATTGCGTAAATTCATTGAGACCGTTGTCGATACTGAAGTATCTCAACGCTTAATCCCGATTCTCTCCACTGCTGCAGCTAACAATACAGTTCTTGATTTGCAAGACATACTTCAAAGATTCGCTTTTGACAACATCTGCAAGATCGCTTTCGGATACGATCCTGCATACTTGCTGCCTGATCTCCCCGAAGCCACATTTGCGAAAACTTTTGATGAAGCTGCCAAGATATCCAGTGACAGGCTCGCTACGATATTCCCCTTTCTTTGGAAGATTAAGAGGATCTTCAATATTGGATCAGAGAAACGCCTCAAAGAAGCATCCTCTGAATTACGTGAGTTCGCCAGAaacatcatcaaagaaaagaagcagGAACTCAGCAACAAATCATCCCTCGAAACCGTAGATCTTCTATCACGTTTCTTGAGCTCAGGCCATTCTGACGAGGACTTTGTCACTGATATTGTCGTCAGTTTTATACTAGCAGGCCGAGACACCACTTCCGCTGCCTTAACATGGTATTTCTGGCTACTCTCTCAAAACCCAGAAGTGGAAAAGGAAATAGTCAGAGAAATAAAAGACAAATCGGAGAGTCCAGTTTATGAAGAAGTCAAGGACATGGTCTACACACATGCTTCTTTATGTGAGAGCATGAGGCTGTACCCTCCTGTCCCAAGGGATAGCAAGGTTGCAATGCAGGACGATGTCTTGCCCGACGGGACTGTGATCAAGAAGGGAATGAGAGTGTCTTACCATCCGTATGCAATGGGGAGGCTCGAGATGTTGTGGGGTCCGGACTGGGAAAAGTTCAAGCCAGAGAGATGGCTGCAGGGAGCTGGCGATGGAGTTAATAGTAATGGGAAGTGGAGTTTTGTAGGGAAGGACCCATACTCCTACCCTGTTTTTCAGGCCGGACCAAGGATTTGTTTGGGCAAGGACATGGCTTTCTTGCAAATGAAAAGGGTGGTAGCCGGGATTTTACGGAGGTTCAAGGTTGTTCCTGCTGCAGAGGAGGGTTTTGAGCCCGTGTTTGTCTCTTATTTGACGTCCAAAATGCAGGGTGGTTTTCCTGTGAGGTTCGAGGAGAGAGctaattaa